The sequence below is a genomic window from Trichosurus vulpecula isolate mTriVul1 chromosome 5, mTriVul1.pri, whole genome shotgun sequence.
cattttttttcatttccatatattttccccagcacatagcacagcaCCTTCTACATAATAGGTCCCTGAAATGTTTGATGAGTAAATATTAGTATGAGGCTAAATTATGGGCAGCCATAAGATGCTACTGGCTTCATTCTCACTGAAAATAGcacgttattattattattgtgtatttaaaGCATTCATAATTTTACAAATTTGACAGGTGCTTGTAGATGTAGAAAATGTACTTGGAGTTATCTATATtggttgttctgaggatccaagaaatattcatttctattGTGGGCTTCTTGAaaccagaaagagagaggaaatgtaGGGGCAGGCTACAGAGAACAGGAGAAATGGGGAGCTGCCCTAAGGTCAGGGTGGTTGATCTGATGCTAAGGTAGGGGACAGGACAAAGTTACTTACCACCATTGATAGCAGTGTTTCCCCAACCAGAGATGAGACACTGAGTGCCTGTACTTGGACTGGACTTGGGCAGGGAGATGGTAGCCACATAACTGTTGAGGACAGCTGCGGTTTTCAGCTTGATCAGCAGGATGTCATTATCCAAGGTTCTCGAGTTGTAGTTTGGGTGTTTGATGATCTTTGCTGCATCTATGAACTGCTCATTTCCCTCAAGGGTCTCTATGTTATGCTCTCCCAGTCTCACCTGAAGTTTGCTGATgagtaaaattattttcattgctGGATGTGTCCACAAAGGGTactctcttctaagaattctgtACATATTCTATGTCAGATTCTGTACAGCTTGGATCACATTAAATGGAATATAAATAATGTGTGTTGTGAAATTgtgtatgcttgtgtgtgtgtgtttgtatgtgcttgtttgtgtgtgtgtgtgtgtgtgtgtgtgtgtgcaataaCATTGACTACAATCCTGCTCTATGGGGAAATGCAAAGGATGGCTGTGGATGCTTCAAAAACTGTCCATTTCTTGCTTCAGTGATAGCATGCCATAAAGAAATGAAACATTATTCCTAGACATTTGAAAACTACACCTTCTTCCTAACTCTTTGCACTTTTGTTTGCTCTGTATCACTCATTTTGAGTCATGTAACACCAAGCTTAATCTATGAATTATCCTATTTCCACTCAACCCTTAACTCAACCCAAAACCTTAATAAGTTGaacttctctgaatttctgtTCTTCAACCAAAATCGTGCCCCTTGTCCTCCATGAGGTCTCCAAAAGTTACCATAGCTAGCTGGCTGTGGAACCCACCCTGAGAACAGCACCATTCCTATTACTTACGATTGGTAGCAATGGGCAGCTGACACCACCCATTGTTCATTGATGAGGGATCCACCACAATAATGTCCACCATTATAATTCACGGACACCTGGTAGGGGAGGCTGTTAGCCGAACAGGTGTAGCCCCCGATgatcttatcatcatcatcagtggAGAAAGCAACTtggagagaaaattgggaaaagagaatTTAGCAGCATGTGAAATCTGAGCCCTAGAGTTGATTTCAATAATTTTACCTTCTACTAAGTCCCTTCAAAGTCTGGAGAGCATTGCTATTATGACCATGGTTAACATAATCAAGAGATCTGTCTCCTTATCTATGTTAtctatgtgtctctctctatttctctctgtgtctctgcttctttctctgtttctcttcctgtttctctctctgtctctgtctctgtcttcgtttctctctctctctctctctctctctctctctctctctctctctctctgtctctctctctctgtctcttctctctctctgcctctttctgtctctcccttccctctctccctctctgtttctctgtctctctgtcttcattcTCTGTCTTACTCTCACCTTGTTTCTTCAAGACCTAAGCAATGGACAATCTGAAAGGAGTCCTAGAATCGTATGTATGAGTATAAGAATGACAAGTAATAAATATGACTTCACTTATCAATGTTCTTTTGAGAAATCTTTTAAGCCCCATCTATGTGACAGGGTCCTCTATCCTCTTGAACATTGTTCTGTCCTCCATTGTTCCTTTTGTCCCTTCATGTCATATTAGCCTCTTGTAGCTTCTCCCCAAGCTGCATTCTGCATTGGGCTCTACCTTGTTTTAAACAGGCTCTCCTCCATTCTACCCCGCCCAGGTGAAACACAGGGAAGAATATCCTTATTTTCATAGGTAGTAGAATCAATTAATAATCATTAATTGATAATTAATAATCTTTTGATGAATTAATAATCATAAACCTACTCTTGTCAGATCTGCAGGATCCAAAGATAAAACTGAATCTTTCCTTCACTTTACAAGCTCACATTTCATTAGTGTGAATGTGATCCTGtctatcccttcccttctcccatcccttcctattcagACCAGCCTTCTCATTCACTGGTTCTCTCTGATCTCGGACCCTGTTGCTTTTTGACCCATTGATCTTTTCCACttgtatttgtttccttccttcctcatttgtGCCCCCCAGAAGTTTCCTTTGCACAATTCTAGCTCCTTCACTGCATGCAgaggtttgcttatgagaagagCCTATAGTTGTGCATATTGGGGACAGAAAGAGGTGAACAAAGTGAAGGGGGCTTGGAATGGGAAGCTAGAAAAGATGAGTAGGTGAAGAGAGAAACTAGACAGTTATGGAGGTGGGTTGTGGAAGAACAGTGACTGAAGAAGAAGATGGAAGCATAGATTGAAAGAATGGCCAGAATGTTCTACAGGCCAGGGGCAGTACGGGATATAAGGTGATTGGGAGGGCTCTCACCAGCTGCTCCAACAAAAGCCAGGATCAGAAGTGGGTTCATGTTGGCAGGGTTTGGTTGACTTTTCGATGGAGGCCCTCAGCTTTTTATATTCTTGTGGGGGAGTAGAAAGTGTTTGTAAAGCAGAAGGTCACCcctttcctcacctcttccttcccacacacctgtcacttttccctttcttaccTTCTTGTGTCAGTTCTAGTTTTAGCCCTTTTTGTAGATAAATAGCTTTTAAATGATAAAGAAATTTCCATGGGCATTCCAAACAATTGAGTCCTGTGAACATAAACAGATGTTTATggatggagatggagagatgggAGTTTCTGTACAGCGTCAGTTCACTCTGAAGTTTAGTTCTCATTCAGATAGGAATATGTGATTCTTCTCTCTTTATCCTCCCTGACCATccatactttatttaaaatatgtcATTCAAAAATGTAAGTTGGAAAGTGAATTTCTTTCATATCTTTTAGTCTTTGTAGACAGCCTCCCTTTTTCTTAGTCATCAGAGCTATATTTTGGCAGAGACCGGCAAGTAGTGTGACATGTCCTACAAAAGAGTTTAAGTTTTGAGTAATAAGTGGCATATTGGGTCATGGATAGTCTCATGGTCTGTTTCATGATCCTGACTACTaacaaagagaatttggaaataaatacaaataaatacaaagctcTGAAAAATAAAGTTATGAAACTCAAAAATATAGTTCTGATGAGTAAGAAAAGAGGAAGCTGATCAAAAGGATTAACAGAtataaaatgaattcattttccaatttatatttttaaagaccaTATATAGAAGAAGAAGGCCCGCATAGGTCactagagatgaagagagaagagtcatatgtttttaaaaaaagagctaaaTCAGGAAAAGTCATGCTAAAATGAACTAAGGCAAAGcttgtgtgcatgtgcgtgttcGTGGGTGTAAATATTCATGTGTTTGTGATGTTGGATTAAAtaggaaaatcaaagaagaggtaGATGGGGTAATCACAgtggtcaaaggaaagaaaactacTCAACCTTTATTTTGTTGATGTTTGCTCTGTGGAGGAGAATGATCATCATGCTGAATATTCCAATTCTTAAATTCTGTAATTGTGTCATTCTATGCCTCATTTCAGGGATCATCCCTATAAAATAATGGTGAGAATAATAAGCACACAAACATGTTTTGGTTTAAAGGTTtagtttttcaaagcatttttaacaacgttatttcatttgatcctttaaAAATCCCATATGGAAGGCAGGACAAATGTCATTATACCTTTTTTATAGCTCAGGAAGCTAATACTTAGTAAGACAGGATGTGGAAATATAGGACTGGAACAGAAGATTCCAGATTGCAGAGGAGGTTGGGGGAGGGCATGGGAAGTGGGCAGTAATGCATGATGGGAATGCCTGCAGCTGACATTTAAGAGAAAGGTTACTGGAGTTAATGCCAGAAGCACCCATAGACGTGTTAGAACACCAGGACCTTGTTGATATCATGAGCTCCACTAGGAAAAAAACAAGATAAGGAGCTTATTTTTGACATGATACTTAATCCCAGCAATTCAGTTTGCCATAGTACCTGCTGAAGTAGTCCTTTAGGAATAATGGGTGAATGATAAATGGTACTCTTCTAGTTCCATAAAGTAAGAAAACTAGACagtaaaattttaagaaaataaggggaaaatgcTTCATTATGCGTCAATTTTCTAAGTGATGTCTAACCagattttattgttcagttgtttcagttgtgtccaactctttgagaccccattttggttttttttttgtttttttgataaagatactagaatggtttgccatttctgtctccaactcatgttataaatgaggaattgaggcaaacacggttaagtgacttgcccatggtcacagagctagtaggtatctgaggacagatttgaactcaggaagatgagtcttcctgactccaagcccagtattctattcactgcatcttCTAGCTGTTTATAACTACAACTAAGCTGAATTATCATAGAAATATTCACAGATGAATTGTATCCTAAGTACTGTTGATCACAGTTGAATAGGATCACTTAATTAACTTTAATTGAATATGCaaaggaggcaactaggtggctcaatggatagagctctttgcctggattcaggaagacttgagttcagatcccacaTCACACATAATctgcatggccctgggcaagttttttaacctatgtttgccttaattagcaagagaagaaaatggcaaatgactctggaatttttgtcaagaaagccccaaatggggttacaaagagtcaaacatgattcACTGAATGACTAAATGAATTCAAAATCTAGATTTATCTCCAATGAGAGGGATGGATAGACTATTTAAAAGCTTTCCTTCTGTAGCCTAGAGATTCTCcactgccttttaaaaatatctgtggAGATACTA
It includes:
- the LOC118850483 gene encoding trypsin-like isoform X1; amino-acid sequence: MNPLLILAFVGAAVAFSTDDDDKIIGGYTCSANSLPYQVSVNYNGGHYCGGSLINEQWVVSAAHCYQSKLQVRLGEHNIETLEGNEQFIDAAKIIKHPNYNSRTLDNDILLIKLKTAAVLNSYVATISLPKSSPSTGTQCLISGWGNTAINGADYPDLLQCLEAPILSNSDCTKSYPGQITSNMICVGYLQGGKDSCQGDSGGPVACNGELQGIVSWGYGCALKNYPGVYTKVYNYVSWIESTIAANS
- the LOC118850483 gene encoding trypsin-like isoform X2, which codes for MQHLNCTTNSTSLVAFSTDDDDKIIGGYTCSANSLPYQVSVNYNGGHYCGGSLINEQWVVSAAHCYQSKLQVRLGEHNIETLEGNEQFIDAAKIIKHPNYNSRTLDNDILLIKLKTAAVLNSYVATISLPKSSPSTGTQCLISGWGNTAINGADYPDLLQCLEAPILSNSDCTKSYPGQITSNMICVGYLQGGKDSCQGDSGGPVACNGELQGIVSWGYGCALKNYPGVYTKVYNYVSWIESTIAANS